Proteins found in one Clostridium kluyveri DSM 555 genomic segment:
- the wecB gene encoding non-hydrolyzing UDP-N-acetylglucosamine 2-epimerase, translating into MNKLKIITIFGTRPEAIKMAPLIKEFEKRRNIENKICVTAQHREMLDQVLKLFNIIPDFDLNIMKSNQTLTGITSRVLQGLEEVFDRENPDLVLVHGDTTTTFAGALAAFYKKIRVGHVEAGLRTYDKYFPFPEEMNRKLTGAIADLHFAPTSGSRENLLREGVPMNEIFVTGNTVIDSMKFTVDKDYVFNNNELNDIDYHKSKVIMVTAHRRENWGEGIENICNALKKIVEENKEVEVIYLVHLNPKVKDIVYKILGNINRVHLLNPLDTKETHNLMDRCYMVMTDSGGLQEEAPHLGKPVLVLRNVTERPEAIKAGTVKLVGINKEDIVRLASELISDSSKYDVMSRAVNPYGDGKASGRIAAAILQYFNIEKGEYEEFI; encoded by the coding sequence ATGAATAAACTTAAAATTATCACAATCTTTGGAACAAGGCCTGAAGCAATAAAAATGGCTCCGTTAATTAAAGAGTTTGAAAAAAGACGTAATATAGAAAATAAGATATGTGTTACAGCGCAACATAGAGAAATGCTGGATCAAGTTCTAAAACTTTTTAATATTATACCTGACTTTGATTTAAATATAATGAAAAGCAATCAAACATTGACAGGTATAACCAGCAGGGTACTTCAAGGACTTGAAGAAGTATTTGATAGAGAAAATCCAGACTTAGTGCTTGTTCATGGAGATACTACTACTACATTTGCAGGAGCACTAGCAGCTTTTTATAAAAAGATAAGAGTAGGTCATGTGGAAGCAGGTCTTAGAACTTATGATAAATATTTTCCTTTCCCAGAGGAAATGAATAGAAAACTTACGGGAGCTATAGCCGATCTTCATTTTGCACCAACATCTGGCTCCAGAGAGAACCTCCTTAGGGAAGGAGTACCTATGAATGAAATATTTGTTACCGGCAATACAGTAATAGATTCAATGAAATTTACTGTGGATAAAGACTATGTGTTTAATAATAATGAATTAAATGATATAGATTATCATAAAAGTAAAGTAATAATGGTAACTGCTCATAGGAGGGAAAATTGGGGAGAAGGCATTGAAAATATTTGTAATGCATTAAAAAAAATAGTAGAAGAAAATAAAGAAGTAGAAGTAATATACCTTGTACATTTAAATCCTAAAGTGAAAGATATAGTATATAAAATACTTGGAAATATTAATAGAGTTCATCTCTTAAATCCTTTAGATACTAAAGAAACTCATAATTTGATGGATAGATGTTATATGGTTATGACTGATTCAGGGGGACTTCAAGAAGAAGCTCCACATCTTGGAAAACCTGTATTGGTGCTTAGGAATGTAACTGAAAGACCAGAAGCGATAAAAGCGGGTACAGTAAAATTAGTTGGAATAAACAAAGAAGATATAGTAAGATTGGCAAGTGAACTTATATCAGATTCCAGTAAATATGATGTGATGAGTAGAGCCGTAAATCCTTATGGGGATGGCAAGGCATCAGGGAGAATAGCTGCAGCTATCTTGCAGTACTTTAATATAGAAAAAGGGGAATATGAAGAGTTTATTTGA
- a CDS encoding MraY family glycosyltransferase, which translates to MNSLYLFAIVSTVLSVIFTPIVKKIALKLQIIDVPEGDRRIHNKPMPLLGGLSIYFSFIITLVLKRGNLTRAEMGLVLGATIIVIGGFLDDKFDIKPRYKLIFQVAASIILIIYGVKIVLITNPFSSLYQFTNVGVMSIPLTIIWVVGITNALNLIDGLDGLASGIGLISSLTILIIALLNNRYEAAVLAIILCGSILGFLPYNFNPASIFMGDTGAQLLGFLLASISIEGAIKSAAAFSIAVPILALGIPIYDTLFAVIRRKINGKPIMQADRGHLHHRLLDMGFSQKQAVGTMYAISAVLGSFSIIAMEINAQLSYFLLAIIMMVLVFIAWRAGFFEHRD; encoded by the coding sequence ATGAATAGTTTATACCTATTTGCAATAGTATCAACAGTGCTTTCAGTTATATTTACGCCAATTGTTAAAAAGATTGCTTTAAAGTTACAGATTATAGATGTGCCAGAGGGGGATAGAAGGATACATAATAAACCAATGCCTCTCTTGGGGGGATTATCCATATATTTTTCCTTTATAATTACATTGGTGCTTAAAAGAGGAAATCTTACAAGGGCGGAGATGGGACTCGTATTAGGGGCTACAATAATAGTAATAGGCGGATTCTTAGATGATAAATTTGATATAAAGCCCAGATATAAATTAATATTTCAAGTTGCAGCTTCTATAATTTTAATTATTTATGGAGTAAAAATAGTGTTAATTACTAATCCTTTTAGCAGCTTGTATCAATTTACCAATGTGGGAGTAATGTCTATCCCATTAACTATAATTTGGGTAGTGGGTATTACCAATGCCTTAAATTTGATAGATGGTTTAGATGGTTTGGCATCAGGTATTGGGTTGATATCTTCTTTGACTATTTTGATTATAGCATTATTAAATAATAGATATGAAGCTGCAGTGCTTGCCATTATACTGTGTGGGTCTATACTTGGATTTTTACCCTATAATTTTAATCCTGCTTCTATATTTATGGGAGATACAGGAGCACAACTACTTGGATTTTTACTTGCATCTATATCCATTGAAGGAGCTATAAAATCTGCTGCAGCATTTTCTATAGCAGTTCCTATTCTTGCACTTGGAATACCAATATACGATACTCTTTTTGCTGTGATAAGAAGAAAGATAAATGGTAAACCTATTATGCAAGCTGATAGAGGACATCTTCACCATAGACTTCTTGACATGGGATTTAGTCAGAAACAAGCTGTTGGAACAATGTATGCTATAAGTGCAGTGCTAGGCAGTTTTTCTATAATAGCTATGGAGATAAATGCACAACTATCTTATTTTCTTCTGGCGATAATTATGATGGTTTTAGTTTTTATAGCTTGGAGGGCGGGGTTTTTTGAACATAGAGATTAA
- a CDS encoding deoxycytidylate deaminase yields the protein MRKDWDNYFIDIAFQVAERSTCPRLHVGAVLVKNRRIKGTGYNGSPRGLEHCDEAGCYMKDNHCIRTIHAEVNCLLEVSPDDRENSTLYVTHMPCPECQKLIINCGVKRVIYCEDYIPEINWFKKVPEIELICIKRVK from the coding sequence ATGAGGAAAGATTGGGATAATTATTTTATAGATATTGCTTTTCAAGTTGCAGAGAGAAGTACGTGCCCTAGATTGCATGTAGGGGCAGTTCTTGTAAAGAATAGAAGAATAAAAGGTACGGGATATAATGGTAGTCCTAGGGGATTAGAACATTGTGATGAAGCAGGATGTTATATGAAAGATAATCATTGTATAAGAACCATTCATGCAGAAGTGAATTGTTTGCTTGAAGTATCACCAGATGATAGGGAAAACTCTACACTATATGTAACCCATATGCCTTGTCCGGAATGCCAAAAATTAATAATTAACTGTGGAGTTAAAAGGGTTATATATTGTGAAGATTATATACCAGAAATTAATTGGTTTAAAAAAGTACCTGAAATTGAATTAATATGTATAAAAAGAGTAAAATAA
- the upp gene encoding uracil phosphoribosyltransferase translates to MSKVTQITHPLILHKLALIRDKRTGSKDFRELVEEVAMLMAYEVTRNLQTEEVEIETPICNTTCKMLSGKKVAVVPILRAGLGMVGGMLKLIPAAKVGHIGLYRDETTLKPVEYFCKLPQDIGEREVIVTDPMLATGGSAIDAITMLKQKGAKNIRLMCLIAAEDGIKSVTEAHPDVDIYTAAIDKELNKNGYIVPGLGDAGDRLYGTK, encoded by the coding sequence ATGAGTAAAGTAACACAAATAACACATCCACTTATATTACATAAATTAGCTTTGATAAGAGATAAGCGAACAGGTTCTAAAGATTTTAGAGAACTTGTAGAAGAAGTAGCTATGCTTATGGCTTATGAGGTAACTAGAAATCTTCAAACAGAAGAAGTAGAAATAGAAACCCCTATATGTAATACAACTTGTAAGATGCTTTCAGGGAAAAAGGTGGCAGTAGTGCCTATATTAAGGGCAGGTCTCGGAATGGTGGGAGGAATGCTAAAACTTATACCTGCAGCAAAAGTAGGGCATATAGGACTCTATAGGGATGAAACTACATTAAAGCCTGTGGAATATTTTTGTAAATTACCCCAAGACATAGGGGAAAGAGAAGTGATTGTTACAGATCCTATGCTTGCTACAGGAGGTTCAGCTATAGATGCTATAACTATGTTAAAACAAAAAGGTGCTAAGAATATAAGGCTCATGTGTTTGATAGCCGCAGAAGACGGTATAAAATCAGTTACAGAAGCACATCCAGATGTTGATATTTATACGGCAGCCATAGATAAAGAGTTAAATAAAAATGGATATATAGTTCCAGGCCTTGGAGATGCTGGTGATAGGTTATATGGAACAAAGTAA
- the rpiB gene encoding ribose 5-phosphate isomerase B, with translation MKIALGSDHAGFPLKKEIIEHLKNKGLELEDFGTFSEESCDYPDYALKVGEQVVSKNYDFGILVCGTGIGISIAANKIPGVRAALCGDTFSAHACREHNNANILAIGQRVVGVGLALDIVDNFLFTEFQGGRHQKRIDKIGEIEKKYSR, from the coding sequence ATGAAAATTGCTTTAGGTAGTGACCATGCGGGTTTCCCTTTGAAGAAAGAAATAATAGAACATTTAAAAAATAAAGGCTTAGAGCTTGAAGATTTTGGGACTTTCTCAGAAGAATCCTGTGATTATCCAGATTATGCATTAAAAGTTGGAGAGCAGGTTGTAAGTAAAAATTATGATTTTGGAATATTGGTGTGTGGGACCGGCATAGGAATAAGTATAGCTGCAAATAAGATACCAGGAGTGAGAGCTGCACTTTGTGGGGACACTTTCAGTGCCCACGCCTGTAGAGAGCATAATAATGCTAACATACTAGCTATAGGTCAAAGAGTAGTAGGTGTAGGACTTGCCCTTGATATAGTAGATAATTTTTTATTTACTGAGTTTCAAGGAGGTAGACATCAGAAAAGAATAGATAAAATAGGAGAAATAGAGAAAAAATACAGCAGATAA
- a CDS encoding low molecular weight protein arginine phosphatase, with product MENILFVCTGNTCRSCMAEAIFNSKSDIKDIKAISAGLSVVPNSIASKNSVVVLKENIDVDISSRKALQLSNSMIKDSKIILTMTAYMRDILIQNFTDFKNKIYTLNEFVSLKGDIKDPFGQDIYKYRIVYAELENSISLLIKKLKEDMSIN from the coding sequence ATGGAAAATATATTATTTGTCTGCACTGGGAATACTTGTAGGAGCTGTATGGCAGAAGCTATATTTAATTCTAAATCTGATATAAAAGACATAAAAGCTATTTCTGCAGGATTGTCAGTAGTACCAAATAGTATTGCTTCTAAAAATTCAGTAGTAGTTTTAAAAGAAAATATTGATGTAGATATAAGCAGTAGGAAAGCCCTGCAGTTGAGTAATTCCATGATAAAAGATTCAAAAATTATTTTGACTATGACTGCTTATATGAGAGATATATTAATACAAAATTTTACGGATTTCAAAAATAAAATATATACTTTAAATGAATTTGTTTCATTAAAGGGAGATATAAAAGATCCTTTTGGACAGGATATATATAAATATAGAATTGTCTATGCTGAACTGGAAAATAGTATTTCATTGCTAATAAAGAAATTAAAGGAAGATATGAGCATTAATTAG
- a CDS encoding L-threonylcarbamoyladenylate synthase, which translates to MNTKVKILDEGNLDIEIIKEAGEIIRNGGLVAFPTETVYGLGANALDPEAVEKIFKAKGRPQDNPLIVHIAEIEDMKPLAIDISPVALKFIQNFWPGPMTVILPKSSIVPDITSASLDSVGIRMPSNVIARELIKAAKVPIAAPSANVSGKPSPTDVDRCIEDLNGKVDLILGGSMCDVGVESTVIDCTVSPSCILRPGGITLEMLREIEKEVYIDPAIMKKAEGNNRPKSPGMKYRHYAPNAPVKIVKGNLNKTIAKINEMVENYISENKAVGIIATDETREFYKNALVISVGSRHNMLSVSKNLFETLRSFDDSKVDIIISEAFEEKGIGLAIMNRLNKSAGFDIIKV; encoded by the coding sequence ATGAATACAAAAGTAAAAATTTTAGATGAAGGTAATTTAGATATAGAAATTATTAAAGAAGCAGGAGAAATAATAAGAAATGGAGGATTAGTGGCTTTCCCTACTGAAACTGTATATGGGCTTGGGGCAAATGCGCTTGATCCTGAAGCGGTAGAGAAAATATTTAAAGCTAAAGGTAGGCCTCAGGACAATCCCTTAATTGTACATATAGCTGAAATAGAAGATATGAAACCGTTGGCTATAGATATATCACCTGTGGCTCTTAAGTTTATACAGAATTTTTGGCCTGGTCCTATGACTGTAATTCTTCCCAAATCATCTATTGTTCCAGATATTACAAGTGCATCTCTTGATAGTGTGGGAATTAGGATGCCATCTAATGTTATAGCCAGAGAACTTATAAAAGCGGCAAAGGTTCCCATTGCAGCACCTTCTGCAAATGTATCAGGGAAACCAAGTCCTACGGATGTAGACAGGTGTATAGAAGATTTAAATGGTAAAGTAGATCTTATATTAGGAGGAAGCATGTGTGATGTTGGAGTAGAATCTACAGTTATAGATTGTACTGTAAGTCCTAGTTGTATATTAAGGCCTGGCGGTATAACTCTTGAGATGTTGAGGGAAATAGAAAAAGAAGTTTATATTGATCCGGCTATAATGAAAAAAGCTGAGGGAAATAATAGGCCTAAGTCTCCAGGAATGAAGTATAGGCATTATGCCCCTAATGCTCCGGTAAAAATAGTTAAAGGAAATTTAAATAAAACTATTGCAAAAATTAATGAAATGGTAGAGAATTATATAAGTGAAAATAAAGCTGTAGGAATAATTGCTACAGACGAGACAAGAGAATTTTATAAAAATGCATTAGTAATATCTGTGGGAAGTAGGCATAATATGTTAAGTGTGTCTAAAAATTTATTTGAAACACTTAGGAGTTTTGATGATAGTAAAGTTGATATTATAATATCGGAGGCTTTTGAGGAAAAAGGCATAGGATTAGCAATAATGAACAGATTGAATAAATCTGCTGGTTTTGATATTATAAAAGTATAA
- a CDS encoding ZIP family metal transporter, which produces MFYIVIIGSIVSLLGTMIGASLGAAVKKPSNKLLGFIIGFAGGVMLSVVVFDLIPEATSKWSFLYTILFVILGVIIIAIVDDKININNSNRHIRAAFMASLGLMLHNFPEGIIVGCGFAAGSTLGIKMSIIITIHDIPEGIAVAAPLVASKVKNSKILFYAFITAFPTAIGTFTGAYIANISPNVLGMCLSIASGIMLYVICGEMIPESSKLWEGITSTLGTLSGIILGLVIVQIL; this is translated from the coding sequence ATGTTCTATATAGTAATAATAGGAAGCATAGTATCTCTTTTAGGAACTATGATAGGTGCTTCATTAGGAGCAGCAGTGAAAAAACCGTCTAATAAGTTACTGGGGTTTATAATTGGTTTTGCAGGGGGAGTAATGTTATCGGTGGTAGTATTTGATCTGATCCCAGAGGCCACTAGCAAGTGGAGTTTTTTGTATACTATATTATTTGTGATTTTAGGAGTTATAATTATTGCTATAGTTGATGATAAAATAAATATAAACAATTCTAACCGGCACATTAGGGCAGCATTTATGGCTTCTTTAGGACTCATGCTTCATAATTTCCCGGAAGGAATAATAGTGGGATGTGGGTTTGCAGCAGGTAGTACACTTGGAATAAAAATGAGTATTATAATTACAATTCATGATATACCAGAAGGTATTGCGGTAGCGGCACCCCTTGTGGCTTCTAAAGTGAAAAATTCAAAGATACTTTTTTATGCCTTTATTACAGCTTTTCCTACTGCCATAGGAACCTTTACAGGTGCTTATATAGCAAATATATCTCCTAATGTATTAGGCATGTGTCTTTCTATAGCCTCTGGAATAATGCTGTATGTTATATGTGGAGAGATGATACCGGAATCTTCAAAACTTTGGGAAGGTATAACAAGTACACTTGGAACTTTAAGTGGCATTATTTTAGGACTTGTAATAGTACAGATATTATAA
- the prfA gene encoding peptide chain release factor 1: MLERLNFIENKYEELSIKISDPTIIADQKKWQKLCKEHAELEEIVMKYREYKEALQDLEDNKEMLREETDKDMREMEQEEIKRLGDIIEKREDELKILLLPKDPNDDKNVFVEIRGGAGGEEAALFAANLTRMYTRYAEIKGWKVETISLSATDIGGFKEIVFMVKGKDAYSRLKYESGTHRVQRVPDTESSGRIHTSTATVAVLPEVDDVDIVVNQNDIRIDVFRASGHGGQCVNTTDSAVRITHLPTGLVVSCQDEKSQLKNKEKAMKVLKSRLYEKAQEERNASIAEDRKNQVGTGDRSERIRTYNYPQGRVTDHRIGMTLYKLDSFLNGDIDEIIDALITEDQAQKMKSIGSR, encoded by the coding sequence ATGTTAGAAAGGCTTAATTTCATAGAAAATAAATATGAAGAACTGTCTATTAAAATAAGTGATCCTACAATCATAGCAGATCAAAAAAAGTGGCAGAAATTATGTAAGGAACATGCAGAATTAGAAGAAATAGTTATGAAATATAGAGAATATAAAGAAGCACTGCAGGATTTGGAAGACAATAAAGAAATGCTGAGGGAAGAAACAGATAAAGATATGAGGGAGATGGAACAGGAAGAAATAAAAAGGCTTGGGGATATTATAGAAAAAAGAGAAGATGAGCTTAAAATATTACTTCTTCCTAAAGATCCGAATGATGACAAAAATGTATTTGTAGAGATAAGAGGCGGTGCAGGAGGTGAAGAAGCAGCTTTATTTGCAGCAAATCTTACCAGAATGTATACAAGGTATGCAGAAATTAAAGGATGGAAAGTAGAAACTATAAGTTTAAGCGCCACTGATATAGGGGGATTTAAAGAAATTGTATTTATGGTAAAAGGTAAGGATGCCTATAGCAGGTTGAAATATGAAAGTGGCACTCACAGAGTGCAGAGAGTTCCAGATACAGAATCCAGTGGAAGGATTCATACATCAACGGCTACTGTAGCTGTACTGCCAGAAGTTGATGATGTAGATATAGTAGTTAATCAAAATGATATAAGGATAGATGTATTTAGGGCATCAGGTCATGGGGGACAGTGTGTCAACACTACTGATTCAGCAGTGAGAATTACACATTTACCGACAGGCCTTGTGGTATCCTGTCAGGATGAAAAATCTCAGCTTAAAAATAAAGAGAAGGCTATGAAAGTACTTAAATCAAGGCTTTATGAAAAAGCTCAGGAAGAAAGAAATGCAAGTATTGCAGAAGATAGAAAAAATCAGGTGGGTACAGGGGATAGAAGTGAGCGAATAAGAACTTATAATTATCCACAGGGAAGAGTTACAGATCATAGAATAGGAATGACTTTATATAAACTTGATTCATTTTTAAATGGAGATATAGATGAAATAATAGATGCATTAATAACAGAAGATCAAGCCCAGAAGATGAAATCCATAGGCAGCAGATAA
- the prmC gene encoding peptide chain release factor N(5)-glutamine methyltransferase, protein MVKFYDVNTLLKYGYKVLKDKKISSYILDSQLLLGKAINKDRLFIVINADHKVTREEAEKYYYYLKLREEKMPVKYILGQCEFMGMDFIVKPGVLIPRPDTETLVENALEEIDNNEFYNICDLCCGTGAIGISLAKFVEHINVVCCDISDTACEVAEQNVRRYYSLNKRISIVKSDLMEYFILNKIKFNMIVCNPPYIKESVIDTLMEDVKNYEPHEALSGGEDGLEFYRKIVKQSLKVLTKNGMLMFEIGYDQKKDVTSILMKYGFKNTTCIKDLAGKDRVIKAVIA, encoded by the coding sequence ATGGTTAAATTTTATGATGTTAATACACTTTTGAAATATGGCTATAAAGTTTTAAAAGATAAAAAAATCAGCAGTTATATTTTAGATTCTCAGCTTTTATTAGGGAAGGCTATAAATAAGGATAGACTATTTATAGTTATAAATGCAGATCATAAAGTTACTAGAGAAGAAGCCGAAAAATATTATTACTATTTAAAATTAAGAGAAGAAAAAATGCCTGTAAAATATATATTAGGACAATGTGAATTCATGGGAATGGATTTTATAGTAAAACCTGGAGTATTAATACCGCGGCCAGATACTGAAACTTTAGTGGAAAATGCTTTAGAAGAAATAGATAATAATGAGTTTTATAATATATGCGATTTGTGCTGCGGCACAGGAGCCATTGGGATATCGCTGGCTAAGTTTGTGGAACATATAAATGTGGTATGTTGTGATATATCAGATACAGCCTGTGAGGTGGCAGAGCAAAATGTAAGAAGGTACTACAGCTTAAATAAAAGAATAAGTATTGTTAAAAGTGATTTAATGGAGTATTTTATTTTAAACAAAATAAAATTTAATATGATTGTATGTAACCCTCCTTATATAAAAGAAAGTGTTATAGATACTTTAATGGAGGATGTAAAGAACTATGAACCTCATGAAGCTTTAAGTGGAGGAGAAGATGGATTAGAGTTTTATAGGAAAATAGTTAAACAGAGCTTAAAAGTTTTAACTAAAAATGGTATGCTTATGTTTGAGATAGGATATGATCAGAAAAAAGATGTTACAAGTATACTAATGAAATATGGATTTAAAAATACAACCTGTATAAAAGATTTGGCAGGAAAAGATAGAGTCATTAAAGCAGTGATTGCATAA
- a CDS encoding DUF1385 domain-containing protein, with translation MVKNTSVGGQAIIEGVMMRGVHGIATAIRKSNGEIIVNVEDSIPYSKRSIFLGLPIIRGFVSLIESLVIGIRSLNYSASFFEEYEEPSKFHRWFQNIFKEKTESIIMVITLFISLVIATALFFIFPTFVANIFKKFSVYDSIVLNIIEGIIRVIVFLIYLLLIGNMEDIKRVFQYHGAEHKTIFCYENLRELTPENAQEFTRLHPRCGTNFLFLVMIISIILFSLTGWGNIWERILYRIILLPVVSGVTYELIKWVGKNNNFLSQIISYPGLMLQKITTREPDYKQLEVAIRALKSAEGIDKEQEESRELL, from the coding sequence ATAGTGAAAAATACATCCGTTGGAGGACAGGCAATAATAGAAGGGGTTATGATGAGGGGTGTACACGGTATAGCTACAGCTATAAGAAAGTCAAATGGTGAGATTATTGTTAACGTAGAAGATAGTATACCCTACAGTAAAAGAAGTATTTTTTTAGGATTACCTATTATAAGAGGATTTGTATCCTTGATAGAATCTCTAGTTATAGGTATACGTTCATTAAATTATTCTGCTTCTTTTTTTGAAGAGTATGAGGAGCCATCTAAATTTCACAGGTGGTTTCAAAATATATTTAAAGAAAAAACTGAAAGTATAATTATGGTAATAACTTTATTTATATCTTTGGTTATTGCCACGGCTTTATTTTTTATATTTCCTACATTTGTGGCAAATATATTTAAAAAATTTTCAGTATATGATAGTATTGTTCTTAATATAATTGAGGGAATAATCAGGGTAATTGTTTTTCTTATATACTTGCTTTTAATAGGGAATATGGAGGATATAAAAAGGGTGTTTCAGTATCACGGTGCAGAACATAAAACTATTTTCTGCTATGAAAATTTAAGGGAACTTACACCGGAGAATGCACAGGAGTTTACTAGACTCCACCCAAGATGCGGCACTAATTTTTTGTTTTTGGTTATGATAATAAGTATAATACTCTTTTCATTAACAGGATGGGGAAACATCTGGGAGAGAATTTTATACAGAATAATTTTATTACCTGTAGTTTCTGGAGTTACCTATGAACTTATAAAATGGGTAGGAAAAAATAATAATTTTTTATCCCAAATTATATCTTATCCTGGACTTATGCTTCAGAAAATTACTACGAGAGAACCAGATTATAAACAATTGGAAGTAGCAATTAGAGCGTTAAAGAGTGCAGAGGGAATAGATAAAGAACAAGAGGAAAGTAGAGAATTATTATAA
- the rpmE gene encoding 50S ribosomal protein L31 → MKKGIHPEYYHDSVVKCACGNTFTTGSTQKELKVEICSKCHPFFTGKQKLVDAGGRVDRFLKKFNLKNEE, encoded by the coding sequence ATGAAAAAAGGCATACATCCAGAATACTATCATGATTCGGTAGTCAAGTGTGCATGTGGAAACACTTTTACAACTGGTTCAACACAAAAAGAATTAAAAGTGGAAATATGCTCTAAGTGCCATCCTTTCTTTACCGGTAAACAAAAATTAGTAGATGCCGGTGGAAGAGTTGATAGATTCTTGAAGAAATTCAATTTAAAAAATGAAGAATAA
- the rho gene encoding transcription termination factor Rho, producing MTVTELREVAKALQIKNISRYKKVELIEEIKKVSPAHIKKDGVILREKISPKNESVGKCREVEHTSKLDEVKLQEPKIEESKINCGEKKEKLKEMINESDSARGVLEIIENNNYGFLRGKNYLTGPDDIYVSPSQIRRFNLKTGDEVCGKVRTPKEGEKFKALLYVEKVNGENPERAVGRKPFETLTPIYPNQRLRLETNSSDLSTRLMDIISPIGKGQRGIIVAPPKAGKTTLLKKIAQSISKNHPEIKLIVVLIDERPEEVTDMQRSINGEVIYSTFDEEPEHHTKVAYMVLERTKRMVEQGQDVVILLDSITRLSRAYNLTITPTGRTLSGGLDPGALVMPKKFFGAARNIEEGGSLTILATALIETGSRMDDMIFEEFKGTGNMEVHLDRKLQERRIFPAINVYKSGTRRDDLLFENRAEKETAFNIRKVLYDENNNQNILEQLISLMSKTKNNMQLINIANKMDIGKYANK from the coding sequence ATGACAGTTACTGAGTTGAGAGAAGTTGCCAAGGCTTTGCAAATAAAGAATATATCGAGATATAAAAAAGTTGAATTAATTGAAGAAATAAAAAAAGTTTCTCCAGCACACATAAAAAAAGATGGAGTTATTCTTAGAGAGAAAATAAGTCCTAAGAATGAATCAGTAGGAAAGTGCAGGGAAGTAGAACACACTTCAAAATTGGATGAAGTGAAGCTTCAGGAACCAAAGATAGAAGAATCAAAAATAAATTGTGGTGAAAAAAAAGAAAAACTTAAAGAGATGATAAATGAATCAGATAGTGCAAGGGGAGTACTTGAGATAATTGAAAATAATAATTATGGATTTTTAAGAGGAAAAAATTATTTAACAGGTCCTGATGATATATATGTATCTCCTTCTCAAATAAGAAGATTTAACTTAAAAACTGGAGATGAAGTCTGTGGAAAGGTCAGAACTCCAAAAGAAGGAGAAAAATTTAAGGCACTATTGTATGTTGAGAAAGTAAATGGAGAAAATCCAGAAAGAGCAGTTGGAAGAAAACCTTTTGAAACCCTTACTCCCATATATCCCAATCAAAGACTAAGGCTAGAAACTAATAGTTCAGATTTATCTACTAGACTTATGGACATAATCTCGCCTATAGGAAAAGGTCAGAGAGGAATTATAGTTGCCCCTCCTAAAGCAGGTAAAACTACTCTTCTAAAAAAAATAGCCCAAAGTATTTCAAAAAATCATCCAGAAATAAAACTTATAGTTGTACTTATAGATGAAAGACCGGAAGAAGTCACAGATATGCAAAGATCTATAAACGGAGAAGTGATTTATTCAACTTTTGATGAAGAACCAGAACATCATACTAAAGTTGCTTATATGGTACTTGAGAGAACAAAGCGAATGGTAGAACAAGGACAGGATGTAGTAATACTTTTAGATAGTATTACCAGGCTTTCACGAGCTTATAATTTAACTATAACTCCCACAGGGAGAACTCTTTCAGGAGGATTGGATCCTGGAGCACTTGTAATGCCTAAAAAATTTTTTGGTGCAGCAAGAAATATAGAAGAAGGAGGAAGCCTTACCATACTTGCCACTGCTCTTATTGAAACTGGAAGCAGGATGGATGATATGATATTTGAGGAATTTAAAGGAACTGGTAATATGGAAGTTCACCTGGACAGGAAACTTCAGGAAAGAAGAATATTCCCTGCTATAAATGTATATAAATCAGGTACAAGAAGAGATGATTTGCTCTTTGAAAACAGAGCAGAAAAAGAGACTGCTTTTAATATAAGAAAAGTATTATATGATGAAAATAATAATCAAAATATTTTAGAACAGTTGATAAGTTTAATGTCAAAAACTAAGAATAATATGCAGCTTATTAACATTGCCAATAAAATGGATATAGGAAAATATGCAAATAAATAA